The proteins below come from a single Drosophila busckii strain San Diego stock center, stock number 13000-0081.31 chromosome X, ASM1175060v1, whole genome shotgun sequence genomic window:
- the LOC108607193 gene encoding uncharacterized protein LOC108607193 isoform X1 has translation MLPQQYCLRWKYHHSNLQTMFSQLLDRGCFCDVTLACEGQLIRAHRVVLCACSTFFDSVLSNYASERDPIIIMKDVTFAEVKCLIEFMYKGEINVEHASLPSLLKTADDLKIKGLAEVTWRDDEDGPPPPVPAAEFHSPARSLAESYAQDMLQQQQQQQHQQAQPRHSTERAEDNVLSRLPALTPLPAAVVDCAAPVVDAYLGPKRKRGRPPLDDTYDVFNVRKLAQYAANLEPAQRAYLESARAYVDEPVGSVALGSPPAACPPKQRQRLRQTEDCQSEDWQEQQPAPQQRQLSPKPGALDIKPELEQAAVARALPLTSAAKKSSEKCSERRERHGKLRHATRRLYAERERSAEKALAAAQEQLAEQQRALPQTVEEIENEHLLANRAESPNAARALALLPSSFAAKFASPGEANEAGYMLNEHGMMMAHDFAPSVVAAAAAAAAVVHASNGGNPTVAAAEPAVDYAEVKLEDYDAAELRLTNEELSEWQDVIKMDDYLAKGRRPQFWEEPFTKRVLDAIKNKRLEMKKAARILGVSYGTLYGRYREVYGCLKHPYSGTSFRNSIGLSASSPATQLAVQSRFDLSFRSSNVLPTQLELSKLRQKDLSELWTRPQI, from the exons ATGTTACCGCAGCAGTACTGCCTGCGCTGGAAATACCATCACAGCAATCTGCAGACAATGTTCTCGCAGTTGCTGGACCGTGGTTGCTTCTGTGATGTGACCCTCGCATGCGAGGGGCAATTGATAAGAGCGCATCGCGTTGTGCTTTGCGCCTGCAGCACTTTTTTCGATTCGGTGCTCTCGAATTATGCCAGTGAACGAGATCCGATAATCATAATGAAGGATGTGACATTTGCTGAGGTTAAATGCCTAATCGAGTTTATGTACAAGGGCGAGATTAATGTGGAGCAT GCCAGcttgccgtcgctgctgaaAACTGCAGATGATCTGAAGATCAAGGGCTTGGCTGAGGTCACATGGCGCGACGATGAGGACGgaccgccgccgccagtgcCAGCGGCTGAGTTTCATTCACCAGCGCGCAGTCTGGCCGAGAGCTATGCCCAGGacatgctgcagcagcagcagcagcagcagcatcagcaggcGCAGCCCAGACACAGCACAGAGCGCGCCGAGGACAACGTGCTGAGTCGTCTGCCAGCGTTGACGCCGCTGCCTGCGGCCGTCGTGGACTGCGCTGCGCCCGTCGTCGATGCGTACTTGGGACCGAAGCGCAAGCGTGGACGTCCGCCCTTGGATGATACCTACGATGTTTTCAATGTGCGCAAGCTGGCACAATATGCAGCCAATCTGGAGCCAGCACAGCGCGCCTATCTGGAGTCGGCGCGTGCCTATGTGGATGAGCCTGTGGGAAGTGTGGCGCTGGGTTCGCCGCCAGCGGCTTGTCCGCCcaagcagcgacagcgctTGCGTCAAACAGAGGATTGCCAGTCAGAGGATtggcaggagcagcagccagcgccacAGCAGCGTCAGCTGAGTCCCAAGCCAGGCGCGCTAGACATAAAGCCAGAGCTGGAGCAGGCAGCGGTTGCGCGTGCATTGCCACTGACTAGTGCAGCCAAGAAGTCCAGCGAGAAATGCAGTGAGCGACGTGAGCGTCATGGCAAGCTGCGTCATGCTACGCGTCGTCTCTACGCTGAGCGTGAGCGTTCGGCAGAAAAGGCGCTGGCCGCCGCGCAAGAGCAGCTGGCGGAGCAGCAGCGCGCGCTGCCGCAAACTGTTGAGGAAATTGAGAATGAGCATCTGTTGGCCAATCGCGCCGAGTCGCCAAATGCAGCACGCGCTCTAGCCTTGCTGCCCAGCAGCTTTGCTGCCAAGTTTGCATCGCCTGGTGAAGCCAACGAGGCTGGCTATATGCTCAACGAGCATGGCATGATGATGGCGCATGACTTTGCGCCCAGcgtggtggctgctgctgccgcagctgctgctgtggtgcaTGCCAGCAATGGTGGCAAtccaactgttgctgctgctgagcctgCTGTTGATTATGCTGAGGTTAAGCTTGAGGATTATGATGCTGCCGAGCTGCGTTTGACCAACGAAGAGTTGTCCGAGTGGCAGGATGTTATCAAAATGGATGACTATTTGGCCAAAGGCAGACGCCCGCAGTTCTGGGAGGAGCCGTTTACCAAGCGT GTACTTGATGCCATTAAGAACAAAAGACTTGAAATGAAGAAAGCTGCTCGCATTTTGGGCGTCTCTTATGGCACGCTCTATGGACGCTATCGTGAGGTCTACGGCTGTCTCAAGCATCCCTATAG CGGCACCAGTTTTCGCAACTCCATTGGTCTAAGCGCCTCCTCGCCTGCCACTCAGCTGGCCGTGCAGTCGCGCTTTGATCTGAGCTTTCGCAGTAGCAATGTGCTGCCCACACAGCTGG AGCTCAGCAAACTGCGGCAGAAGGACCTGAGCGAGCTGTGGACACGCCcgcaaatttga
- the LOC108607088 gene encoding pyruvate dehydrogenase [acetyl-transferring]-phosphatase 1, mitochondrial produces the protein MLKFMINDAVGYARTNVREFSLNALRLLPQLPQLSPYDVNLALKENEFVYNFPVEGIIHSYETNQLGSNSPCEDSRTEASLLHRNGFICGIFDGHAGAACGQVVSKRLLRYISAGTLPRQVLKEQLSQGCSSQSFLKCHNDNVDFVSEIRPIYEHSFQQYIKQLSNEPQRDVASELQHAFVQLDEHLSQEALTTSDVRTMGVALSGAVACLVHLEGLQLHVASTGDCGAVLGVLDPQTNQWQPKKLNNEHNVDNLQEVRRILAEHPREEQETVIRNGRLLSQLAPLRAFGDYRYKWSVDTMQQKVVPMFGEQVMPPNYYTPPYLTARPDVQQHELCANDKFLVIASDGLWDFLTPSEVVSLVGEHINSKKILEPMRLPPGEVKLKQISAQLAERKAGLTRKPVDQNAATHLIRHALGATDYGIEHSKISYYLSLPKDVVRLYRDDITITVIYFNSEHIAKLKGDQSSSQAPGA, from the exons ATGTTAAAGTTTATGATAAACGACGCCGTTGGCTATGCGCGCACCAATGTGCGAGAGTTTAGTCTCAATGCGTTGCGACTATTGCCACAATTGCCACAGCTAAGTCCCTACGAT GTGAATCTGGCGCTAAAGGAGAACGAGTTTGTGTATAATTTTCCAGTGGAAGGCATAATACACAGCTATGAAACAAATCAGCTTGGCTCCAACTCACCCTGTGAGGATTCACGCACCGAGGCAAGTTTGCTTCATCGCAATGGCTTCATATGCGGCATCTTCGATGGACATGCCGGTGCTGCCTGCGGTCAAGTGGTATCCAAGCGGCTGCTGCGCTATATATCAGCGGGCACGCTGCCGCGTCAGGTGTTGAAGGAGCAGCTCAGCCAGGGCTGCAGCAGTCAGAGCTTCCTCAAATGCCACAACGATAATGTGGACTTTGTGAGCGAAATACGTCCCATCTATGAGCACAGCTTCCagcaatatataaagcaattaagcaaTGAGCCGCAACGTGATGTGGCCAGCGAACTGCAGCATGCGTTTGTGCAGTTGGATGAGCATTTATCTCAGGAAGCGCTGACCACCAGCGATGTGCGCACCATGGGCGTCGCCTTGTCGGGCGCTGTAGCTTGTCTGGTGCATTTGGAGGGACTGCAGCTGCATGTGGCCAGCACTGGAGATTGCGGCGCTGTGTTGGGCGTGCTGGATCCACAGACCAATCAATGGCAGCCCAAGAAACTGAACAACGAACATAATGTAGATAATTTGCAAGAGGTGCGACGCATACTTGCGGAGCATCCACGGGAGGAGCAAGAGACCGTTATACGCAATGGCCGCCTCTTGAGTCAACTGGCGCCATTGCGTGCCTTTGGCGATTATCGCTACAAATGGTCTGTGGACACAATGCAACAAAAGGTGGTGCCCATGTTCGGGGAGCAGGTGATGCCACCCAATTATTATACGCCACCGTACCTGACTGCTCGTCCGGATGTGCAGCAGCACGAGCTGTGCGCCAACGACAAATTTCTAGTCATTGCCAGTGATGGACTGTGGGACTTTCTAACGCCCAGCGAAGTTGTTAGTCTAGTGGGCGAGCATATTAACTCCAAAAAGATTCTCGAACCCATGCGCCTGCCGCCCGGCGAGGTCAAGCTCAAGCAGATATCCGCGCAGTTAGCGGAACGCAA agcTGGCCTTACCCGCAAGCCCGTTGATCAGAATGCTGCAACGCATTTGATACGCCATGCCCTGGGCGCCACGGATTATGGCATTGAGCATTCGAAGATCTCATACTATTTGTCGCTGCCCAAGGATGTGGTGCGTCTGTATCGCGACGATATCACCATTACCGTCATCTACTTCAACTCGGAGCATATTGCCAAGCTGAAAGGCGATCAGTCTTCTTCGCAGGCGCCAGGCGCTTGA
- the LOC108607193 gene encoding uncharacterized protein LOC108607193 isoform X2, translated as MLPQQYCLRWKYHHSNLQTMFSQLLDRGCFCDVTLACEGQLIRAHRVVLCACSTFFDSVLSNYASERDPIIIMKDVTFAEVKCLIEFMYKGEINVEHASLPSLLKTADDLKIKGLAEVTWRDDEDGPPPPVPAAEFHSPARSLAESYAQDMLQQQQQQQHQQAQPRHSTERAEDNVLSRLPALTPLPAAVVDCAAPVVDAYLGPKRKRGRPPLDDTYDVFNVRKLAQYAANLEPAQRAYLESARAYVDEPVGSVALGSPPAACPPKQRQRLRQTEDCQSEDWQEQQPAPQQRQLSPKPGALDIKPELEQAAVARALPLTSAAKKSSEKCSERRERHGKLRHATRRLYAERERSAEKALAAAQEQLAEQQRALPQTVEEIENEHLLANRAESPNAARALALLPSSFAAKFASPGEANEAGYMLNEHGMMMAHDFAPSVVAAAAAAAAVVHASNGGNPTVAAAEPAVDYAEVKLEDYDAAELRLTNEELSEWQDVIKMDDYLAKGRRPQFWEEPFTKRVLDAIKNKRLEMKKAARILGVSYGTLYGRYREVYGCLKHPYSGTSFRNSIGLSASSPATQLAVQSRFDLSFRSSNVLPTQLG; from the exons ATGTTACCGCAGCAGTACTGCCTGCGCTGGAAATACCATCACAGCAATCTGCAGACAATGTTCTCGCAGTTGCTGGACCGTGGTTGCTTCTGTGATGTGACCCTCGCATGCGAGGGGCAATTGATAAGAGCGCATCGCGTTGTGCTTTGCGCCTGCAGCACTTTTTTCGATTCGGTGCTCTCGAATTATGCCAGTGAACGAGATCCGATAATCATAATGAAGGATGTGACATTTGCTGAGGTTAAATGCCTAATCGAGTTTATGTACAAGGGCGAGATTAATGTGGAGCAT GCCAGcttgccgtcgctgctgaaAACTGCAGATGATCTGAAGATCAAGGGCTTGGCTGAGGTCACATGGCGCGACGATGAGGACGgaccgccgccgccagtgcCAGCGGCTGAGTTTCATTCACCAGCGCGCAGTCTGGCCGAGAGCTATGCCCAGGacatgctgcagcagcagcagcagcagcagcatcagcaggcGCAGCCCAGACACAGCACAGAGCGCGCCGAGGACAACGTGCTGAGTCGTCTGCCAGCGTTGACGCCGCTGCCTGCGGCCGTCGTGGACTGCGCTGCGCCCGTCGTCGATGCGTACTTGGGACCGAAGCGCAAGCGTGGACGTCCGCCCTTGGATGATACCTACGATGTTTTCAATGTGCGCAAGCTGGCACAATATGCAGCCAATCTGGAGCCAGCACAGCGCGCCTATCTGGAGTCGGCGCGTGCCTATGTGGATGAGCCTGTGGGAAGTGTGGCGCTGGGTTCGCCGCCAGCGGCTTGTCCGCCcaagcagcgacagcgctTGCGTCAAACAGAGGATTGCCAGTCAGAGGATtggcaggagcagcagccagcgccacAGCAGCGTCAGCTGAGTCCCAAGCCAGGCGCGCTAGACATAAAGCCAGAGCTGGAGCAGGCAGCGGTTGCGCGTGCATTGCCACTGACTAGTGCAGCCAAGAAGTCCAGCGAGAAATGCAGTGAGCGACGTGAGCGTCATGGCAAGCTGCGTCATGCTACGCGTCGTCTCTACGCTGAGCGTGAGCGTTCGGCAGAAAAGGCGCTGGCCGCCGCGCAAGAGCAGCTGGCGGAGCAGCAGCGCGCGCTGCCGCAAACTGTTGAGGAAATTGAGAATGAGCATCTGTTGGCCAATCGCGCCGAGTCGCCAAATGCAGCACGCGCTCTAGCCTTGCTGCCCAGCAGCTTTGCTGCCAAGTTTGCATCGCCTGGTGAAGCCAACGAGGCTGGCTATATGCTCAACGAGCATGGCATGATGATGGCGCATGACTTTGCGCCCAGcgtggtggctgctgctgccgcagctgctgctgtggtgcaTGCCAGCAATGGTGGCAAtccaactgttgctgctgctgagcctgCTGTTGATTATGCTGAGGTTAAGCTTGAGGATTATGATGCTGCCGAGCTGCGTTTGACCAACGAAGAGTTGTCCGAGTGGCAGGATGTTATCAAAATGGATGACTATTTGGCCAAAGGCAGACGCCCGCAGTTCTGGGAGGAGCCGTTTACCAAGCGT GTACTTGATGCCATTAAGAACAAAAGACTTGAAATGAAGAAAGCTGCTCGCATTTTGGGCGTCTCTTATGGCACGCTCTATGGACGCTATCGTGAGGTCTACGGCTGTCTCAAGCATCCCTATAG CGGCACCAGTTTTCGCAACTCCATTGGTCTAAGCGCCTCCTCGCCTGCCACTCAGCTGGCCGTGCAGTCGCGCTTTGATCTGAGCTTTCGCAGTAGCAATGTGCTGCCCACACAGCTGGGTTAG
- the LOC108607089 gene encoding ras-related protein Rab-39A isoform X2: MKDGTHIKLQLWDTAGQERFRSITKSYYRNSVGVLLVYDISNHASFEHIPLWMMEAQRHIEPHRPVFALVGCKLDLVNAGGHREVSTEEAQTFAKQHGLHFVETSARTGANVEEAFRMVTQQVYERIKSGEYKAEDGWDGIKSGFARPNSLDFNLVVAEPEKSSCC, encoded by the coding sequence ATGAAGGATGGCACACACATTAAACTGCAACTCTGGGACACTGCCGGTCAGGAGCGTTTCCGTTCAATTACAAAATCCTACTATCGCAATTCAGTTGGAGTACTGCTCGTCTATGATATCTCCAATCATGCCAGTTTTGAGCACATACCATTGTGGATGATGGAGGCACAGCGTCACATTGAGCCGCATCGTCCGGTGTTTGCGTTAGTTGGCTGCAAGCTTGATTTGGTCAATGCTGGCGGCCATCGTGAGGTGTCCACCGAGGAGGCACAAACATTTGCCAAACAGCACGGCTTGCATTTCGTTGAGACTTCCGCGCGTACCGGTGCCAATGTGGAGGAGGCATTCCGCATGGTTACACAGCAGGTATACGAACGCATAAAGTCGGGTGAATACAAGGCCGAGGATGGCTGGGATGGCATCAAGTCTGGCTTTGCGCGGCCCAATAGTCTCGACTTTAATCTCGTTGTTGCTGAGCCAGAGAAATCATCATGctgttga
- the LOC108605650 gene encoding uncharacterized protein LOC108605650 codes for MSERKRYHKDNAPTDDIITLINLVRQNPALYNYKLQPNQRRRSDILSGWQEVSQQMGNKYTVQEVRRKWKNLRDTYHQYRLRSPKCIEGRLSKWRYAKELEFLSKVYQPKLKAHRNALGALLQIKKQPHDDDDDEGITPLGSAHTHGNSQITLVSDEAETFILTAYEESVADDTHVHHHHHHHHQTQHDGSISSIELSQITHDDDELVDDDLDDDHDGQVVDELHVKHELDEDGATGAEVDYEEVCLYEEASGAHCEMGVDASSDVADTKGFHYIDTDEFCIEDMEPEPVTRTSVSVPMRHTHAHPHAHAHTHGHHFGSTGVTVSSASNSVLGGSIHNKNNNNNNGAGGGVITADTKLQNLTLVSTSGGGSAAASSTQQQQQQQHNNAAQQQQLALVDVTEATSTSVTISSTPSVSLNAATVSTTLPTVHAAPTSAANMCNNNQYNSPATTILQLPPLTCPNPAQQQAASISVASSSTLIKEEEQHQLSQALAKRDELDLFFDFLKKKMQCFSKTQITHIQMEFLNCVSRQEVADQDTKD; via the exons ATGTCGGAGCGTAAACGTTATCACAAGGACAATGCGCCCACCGATGACATTATCACATTAATCAATTTAGTGCGACAAAATCCAGCTTtatacaattacaaattgcagccaaaTCAACGCAGGCGCTCCGATATACTCAGCGGCTGGCAGGAAGTGTCCCAGCAAATGGGCA ACAAGTACACAGTGCAGGAGGTGCGACGCAAGTGGAAAAATTTACGCGACACTTATCATCAGTATCGCCTACGCTCACCCAAATGCATCGAGGGTCGCTTGTCGAAGTGGCGCTATGCCAAGGAGCTGGAGTTTCTATCGAAGGTGTACCAGCCGAAGCTAAAGGCGCATCGCAATGCGCTGGGCGCTTTGCTACAAATCAAAAAGCAGCCCcacgacgatgacgacgatgagGGGATCACACCCTTAGGTAGCGCGCATACCCACGGCAATTCGCAAATAACGCTGGTTAGCGATGAAGCGGAAACGTTTATACTGACGGCATATGAGGAGAGCGTTGCAGACGATACACATGtccatcatcatcaccatcatcatcatcagacGCAACACGATGGCAGCATTTCCAGCATTGAATTGTCGCAGATAACGCACGACGATGATGAGCTGGTGGATGACGACCTAGACGATGATCATGATGGGCAGGTGGTCGATGAGCTGCATGTGAAGCATGAGCTAGATGAGGATGGCGCCACAGGCGCCGAAGTGGACTACGAGGAGGTTTGCCTGTACGAGGAAGCGAGTGGTGCGCATTGCGAAATGGGCGTGGACGCCAGCAGCGATGTGGCTGATACGAAAGGCTTTCACTATATTGATACCGATGAGTTCTGCATAGAGGACATGGAGCCGGAGCCAGTGACGCGCACCTCGGTCTCGGTGCCGatgcgacacacacacgctcatccacacgcacacgcacacacgcatgGGCATCATTTTGGCAGCACAGGCGTCACCgtaagcagcgccagcaataGCGTGCTGGGCGGCTCGAttcataacaaaaacaataacaacaacaacggcgccggcggcggcgtcaTTACTGCTGATACCAAGCTACAGAATCTCACGCTCGTCAGTaccagcggcggcggcagcgcagcGGCCAGCAgtacacagcagcagcagcagcagcagcacaacaatgcggcgcagcagcagcagctggcgctaGTCGATGTAACCGAAGCGACCAGCACGAGCGTCACCATTTCCAGCACGCCTTCGGTGTCATTGAACGCGGCCACAGTGAGCACCACGCTGCCAACGGTGCATGCAGCGCCCACCTCAGCCGCCAACATGTGCAATAACAATCAATACAATTCACCTGCCACCACCATattgcagctgccgccgcttaCCTGCCCCAATCCCGCCCAACAACAGGCTGCCTCGATTAgcgtcgccagcagcagcacactcATCAAGGAGGAGGAACAGCATCAGCTATCGCAGGCGCTCGCCAAGCGGGATGAGCTGGATTTATTCTTTGATTTTctcaaaaagaaaatgcaatgTTTTAGCAAAACGCAAATCACGCACATACAAATGGAATTTCTGAATTGTGTCAGTCGTCAGGAGGTGGCCGACCAGGACACAAAGGATTGA
- the LOC108605562 gene encoding protein HIRA homolog, protein MRLVKPGWVHHDDKPIFSVDVHQDCTKFATGGQGVDSGRVVIWNLKPVLSEKAENDASEPKMLCQMDQHLACVNCVRWSQNGQMLASGSDDKLIMIWRKSLGASGVFGTGGMQQNHESWKCIHTLRGHDGDVLDLAWSPNDVYLASCSIDNTIIIWDARHLPGMVQKLKGHTGLVKGVAWDPVGKFLASQSDDRSIKIWRTCDWSCSTTITEPFQECGGTTHILRLSWSPDGQYLVSAHAMNGGGPTAQIVEREGWKCDKDFVGHRKAVTCVRFHNSILKRQSPNADSPSKPRQYCVLGVGSRDRSLSVWVTALQRPMIVIHELFNDSVLDMSWGPQQCLLMACSGDGTIACLQFNEEELGTRVSEQEKKSIFVRKYGGCVEEHLVYKPQQQAVPELTSYALPNAAMERRLPVQPSPTGSGSGSPGLGSPQRAIAKQTETRTKDGKRRITPMFIPLNDVDENSDKLESSINSNRNFVASSFTTSKNNKLDTASEPMSRLTQSSGMMERSGGSSTIATLNSSHCGVASVTGGAGTLATKLQITANSKSEFTKSAQDYRIHVQNGHLKTGYGMVSKVTAMMSRELLWDMYVGSPLINVTLCSKFVMLCSLDGSMRLLAMQTGCPVFPAMTLASPALNCAFSSDFQMVGVITDSGQLRVWNIAKRCVCVSTGCLELLTKHGVPSQFVITDQGMPLLGFGKAASYSYCEDLKSWLLLGSSDAIMLNGIRGSLPRDLEHMQKKFPLLSMQASSHNYLSLRGPVEIDPESWQQTAKVLFLENQIKLCESLQAYEELKHWHVMLTFQLATYATEKRLRVFLDNLISNVERVEEQLSEAATPIRAAAQQCAVAKHELMQCVLDSLKPHIQWEHIYDEYMESYKRFSDHYSTEQPVAASSAITYPMPTAPCPRTRAAAAAEAAIEALLTAEVSSPSPAAKLDKDDDSEDTTSSSPAASAATPESTTLEADKN, encoded by the exons ATGAGGCTTGTGAAGCCGGGTTGGGTGCACCATGATG ATAAACCAATCTTCTCGGTGGACGTGCATCAGGATTGCACAAAATTTGCCACTGGCGGTCAGGGCGTTGATTCCGGACGCGTTGTCATCTGGAATCTCAAGCCAGTGCTGTCCGAGAAGGCGGAGAACGATGCGTCGGAGCCAAAGATGCTTTGCCAAATGGACCAGCATTTGGCCTGTGTGAATTGTGTGCGCTGGTCGCAAAATGGACAGATGCTCGCATCCGGTTCCGATGACAAGCTGATAATGATATGGCGCAAGTCGCTGGGCGCAAGTGGCGTCTTTGGCACTGGCGGCATGCAACAGAATCACGAATCTTGGAAATGCATACACACGCTGCGTGGTCATGATGGCGATGTGCTCGATCTGGCTTGGTCACCCAACGATGTGTATCTAGCGAGCTGCAGCATTGACAATACAATTATCATTTGGGATGCGCGACATCTGCCCGGGATGGTGCAGAAGCTGAAAGGCCACACGGGTCTGGTGAAAGGCGTAGCCTGGGATCCGGTGGGTAAGTTTCTAGCCTCGCAGTCGGACGATCGCAGCATTAAGATCTGGCGCACTTGCGATTGGTCATGCAGCACCACGATAACGGAGCCATTTCAAGAATGCGGCGGCACCACGCATATATTGCGTCTCTCCTGGTCGCCAGATGGTCAGTACCTGGTCTCTGCACATGCCATGAACGGCGGCGGTCCCACTGCACAAATTGTCGAGCGCGAGGGCTGGAAATGTGACAAGGATTTTGTCGGTCATCGCAAGGCAGTCACCTGCGTGCGCTTTCACAACTCCATACTGAAGCGGCAGAGCCCCAATGCGGACAGTCCCAGCAAGCCCAGGCAGTACTGTGTGCTGGGCGTGGGCTCGCGCGATCGTTCGCTCTCCGTTTGGGTCACGGCGCTGCAGCGGCCGATGATTGTCATACACGAGCTGTTCAACGACAGCGTGCTGGACATGTCCTGGGGACCGCAGCAGTGTCTGCTTATGGCTTGCAGCGGCGACGGCACCATTGCCTGTCTGCAGTTCAACGAGGAGGAGCTGGGCACACGTGTCTCCGAGCAGGAAAAGAAATCCATATTTGTGCGCAAGTACGGCGGCTGTGTGGAGGAGCATTTGGTCTATAAACCACAACAGCAGGCGGTGCCCGAGCTGACAAGCTATGCATTGCCAAATGCGGCGATGGAGCGACGTCTCCCTGTGCAGCCGTCACCAACGGGTTCGGGCTCGGGATCACCTGGACTGGGCTCGCCACAACGTGCCATAGCCAAACAGACTGAGACACGCACCAAGGATGGCAAAAGACGCATCACGCCCATGTTCATACCACTCAATGATGTGGATGAGAACAGCGATAAGCTGGAGAGCAGCATCAATAGCAACAG AAATTTCGTTGCCAGCAGCTTTACCaccagcaagaacaacaaactgGATACCGCATCGGAGCCAATGTCGCGTCTAACGCAATCTAGTGGAATGATGGaacgcagcggcggcagcagcacgaTTGCCACATTGAACAGCAGCCATTGTGGCGTTGCTAGTGTCACTGGCGGCGCCGGCACCTTGGCCACTAAGCTGCAGATAAcggcaaatagcaaaagcgaGTTCACCAAATCCGCGCAGGATTATCGCATACACGTGCAGAATGGACATCTGAAGACAGGCTACGGCATGGTGTCCAAGGTGACGGCAATGATGAGCCGCGAGCTGCTCTGGGATATGTATGTGGGCTCGCCGCTCATCAATGTAACGCTCTGCAGCAAATTTGTCATGCTCTGCTCACTGGATGGCAGCATGCGTCTGCTGGCCATGCAAACGGGCTGTCCAGTGTTTCCCGCCATGACGCTGGCCAGCCCGGCGCTCAACTGCGCCTTTAGTTCCGACTTTCAAATGGTGGGCGTGATAACGGACAGCGGTCAACTGCGCGTTTGGAACATAGCCAAGCGCTGCGTTTGTGTCTCCACGGGCTGTCTCGAGCTGCTAACCAAGCACGGGGTGCCGTCACAATTTGTTATAACAGATCAGGGCATGCCGCTGCTTGGCTTTGGCAAAGCCGCTTCCTATTCATATTGCGAGGACTTGAAATCGTGGCTTTTGCTGGGCTCAAGTGATGCTATCATGCTGAATGGCATACGTGGTTCGCTGCCACGTGATCTGGAGCACATGCAGAAAAAGTTTCCGCTGCTTAGTATGCAGGCAAGCTCTCATAACTACCTCAGTCTACGCGGTCCAGTGGAAAT CGATCCAGAAAGCTGGCAGCAAACAGCCAAAGTCTTATTTCTGGAAAACCAAATCAAGCTGTGTGAATCGCTTCAAGCTTATGAGGAACTCAAGCACTGGCATGTCATGTTAACCTTTCAACTGGCCACCTATGCCACTGAGAAACGATTGCGGGTTTTTCTAgacaatttaataagcaacgTGGAGCGTGTGGAAGAGCAGCTGTCAGAGGCAGCAACACcaattagagcagcagcacaacaatgCGCAGTCGCCAAGCACGAGCTGATGCAATGTGTGCTCGATTCTTTGAAGCCACACATACAATGGGAGCACATTTATGATGAGTATATGGAGAGCTACAAACGATTTAGCGATCACTATTCTACGGAGCAGCCGGTAGCAGCCAGCTCTGCCATCACCTATCCCATGCCAACAGCGCCGTGTCCACGCACacgcgccgctgctgctgcagaggCAGCTATTGAGGCACTGCTTACTGCAGAGGTGTCATCGCCGTCGCCCGCAGCCAAGCTTGATAAGGATGATGATTCCGAAGATACAACATCCTCATCACCGGCAGCTTCAGCAGCCACACCAGAGTCCACCACACTCGAAGCGGACAAGAACTGA
- the LOC108607089 gene encoding ras-related protein Rab-39B isoform X1, giving the protein MVEPIFDYQFRLILIGDSTVGKSSLLKFFTDGKFAELSDPTVGVDFFARLIEMKDGTHIKLQLWDTAGQERFRSITKSYYRNSVGVLLVYDISNHASFEHIPLWMMEAQRHIEPHRPVFALVGCKLDLVNAGGHREVSTEEAQTFAKQHGLHFVETSARTGANVEEAFRMVTQQVYERIKSGEYKAEDGWDGIKSGFARPNSLDFNLVVAEPEKSSCC; this is encoded by the exons ATGGTAGAACCAATTTTTGATTATCAATTCCGTTTGATACTCATTGGAGACAGCACAGTGGGCAAGAGTTCGTTGCTCAAATTCTTCACAGATGGAAAATTTGCCGAG CTTTCGGATCCCACAGTGGGCGTGGACTTCTTTGCGCGTTTGATAGAAATGAAGGATGGCACACACATTAAACTGCAACTCTGGGACACTGCCGGTCAGGAGCGTTTCCGTTCAATTACAAAATCCTACTATCGCAATTCAGTTGGAGTACTGCTCGTCTATGATATCTCCAATCATGCCAGTTTTGAGCACATACCATTGTGGATGATGGAGGCACAGCGTCACATTGAGCCGCATCGTCCGGTGTTTGCGTTAGTTGGCTGCAAGCTTGATTTGGTCAATGCTGGCGGCCATCGTGAGGTGTCCACCGAGGAGGCACAAACATTTGCCAAACAGCACGGCTTGCATTTCGTTGAGACTTCCGCGCGTACCGGTGCCAATGTGGAGGAGGCATTCCGCATGGTTACACAGCAGGTATACGAACGCATAAAGTCGGGTGAATACAAGGCCGAGGATGGCTGGGATGGCATCAAGTCTGGCTTTGCGCGGCCCAATAGTCTCGACTTTAATCTCGTTGTTGCTGAGCCAGAGAAATCATCATGctgttga